In one Spirosoma rigui genomic region, the following are encoded:
- a CDS encoding ribonucleoside-diphosphate reductase subunit alpha, producing the protein MYVIKRDGRHESVKFDKITARIEKLCYGLDPAYVQPVQVAVKVVSGLYDGVKTTELDNLAAETAASMTTTHPDYAILAARIAISNLHKETNKSFSTTIKRLYNYEDPKTGENASLIAKEVYEVVRTHAALLDSTIIYDRDYGYDYFGYKTLEKSYLLKMDGRIAERPQHMLMRVAVGIHMDDVDAAIETYNLLSEKWFTHATPTLFNAGTPKPQMSSCFLLTMKDDSIDGIYDTLKQTAKISQSAGGIGLSIHNVRATGTYIKGTNGTSNGIVPMLRVFNDTARYVDQGGGKRKGSFAIYLEPWHADIFDFLDLKKNSGKEEGRARDLFYALWTPDLFMKRVEENDVWSLFCPHECPGLADCHGEEFEALYERYEREGRARKTIKAQELWYKILESQTETGTPYMLFKDAANKKSNQKNLGTIKSSNLCTEIIEYTAPDEIAVCNLASIALPKFVTRGTDGVMRFDHQKLYEVTKTATRNLNKIIDINYYPVEEARRSNMRHRPIGLGVQGLADAFIMLRMPFESDEARRLNEDIFETIYFGAMTSSMEQAKEFGPYETWKGSPISQGIFQFDMWTRDGQPVKPKSGRWDWESLRKDVVEHGVRNSLLLAPMPTASTSQILGNNECFEPYTSNIYTRRVLSGEFVVVNKHLLKDLVKLGLWNDAMKNNLILANGSVQQIPNIPQNIKDLYKTVWEIKQKHIIDMAADRGAYICQSQSLNIHIQDSNFGKLTSMHFYAWKAGLKTGMYYLRTKAASDAVKFTVVQPQAEPQLEPVMVEAVTVEKPLDYVQYAKEHATNAGPIPVPMVTDLEQQYAAMTCSLDDPEGCEMCGS; encoded by the coding sequence ATGTACGTAATCAAACGCGACGGACGCCACGAGTCGGTTAAATTCGACAAGATTACCGCCCGGATCGAGAAATTATGCTACGGCCTTGACCCCGCCTACGTGCAGCCTGTGCAGGTTGCGGTTAAAGTAGTGAGCGGCTTGTATGATGGCGTTAAAACGACCGAGCTCGACAACCTGGCGGCCGAAACAGCGGCTTCGATGACGACGACGCACCCCGATTACGCTATTCTGGCGGCCCGGATTGCCATCTCGAACCTGCACAAGGAAACGAACAAGTCGTTTTCGACGACGATCAAACGGCTCTACAATTACGAAGATCCGAAAACGGGCGAAAACGCGTCCCTGATTGCCAAGGAAGTATATGAGGTAGTACGCACCCATGCGGCCTTGCTCGATTCGACCATTATCTACGACCGGGATTACGGCTATGACTATTTCGGTTACAAAACCCTGGAGAAATCCTACCTGCTGAAAATGGACGGCCGTATTGCCGAACGTCCGCAGCATATGCTGATGCGGGTAGCCGTTGGTATCCACATGGACGACGTTGATGCCGCGATTGAAACCTACAACCTGTTGTCGGAAAAGTGGTTTACCCACGCAACGCCAACCCTGTTCAACGCCGGAACGCCCAAGCCGCAAATGTCGAGCTGCTTCCTGCTGACGATGAAGGACGACTCCATCGATGGTATTTACGATACGCTCAAGCAGACGGCTAAGATCTCGCAATCGGCGGGGGGTATTGGGCTAAGCATCCACAACGTGCGGGCCACGGGTACCTACATCAAAGGCACCAACGGTACCTCGAACGGGATTGTACCAATGCTGCGCGTATTCAACGACACGGCCCGCTACGTAGACCAGGGTGGTGGCAAGCGGAAGGGCTCGTTCGCTATTTACCTGGAACCCTGGCATGCCGATATTTTCGACTTCTTGGATCTGAAAAAGAACTCGGGTAAGGAAGAAGGCCGCGCCCGTGACCTGTTCTACGCTCTTTGGACGCCCGATCTGTTCATGAAGCGCGTGGAAGAAAACGATGTCTGGTCATTGTTCTGCCCGCACGAGTGCCCCGGTCTGGCCGACTGCCACGGCGAAGAGTTCGAAGCCCTCTATGAGCGTTACGAGCGTGAAGGCCGCGCCCGTAAAACGATCAAAGCGCAGGAGTTGTGGTATAAAATTCTGGAGTCGCAAACCGAGACCGGCACGCCTTACATGCTGTTCAAGGATGCGGCCAACAAAAAGTCGAACCAGAAGAACCTCGGAACCATCAAGTCGAGTAACCTCTGCACCGAAATCATCGAGTACACCGCGCCCGATGAAATTGCGGTTTGTAATCTGGCATCGATCGCCCTGCCCAAGTTCGTTACCCGCGGTACGGATGGCGTGATGCGGTTCGACCACCAGAAGTTGTATGAGGTAACCAAAACGGCTACCCGCAACCTCAACAAGATCATCGACATCAACTACTACCCCGTTGAGGAAGCCCGTCGGAGCAACATGCGCCACCGGCCCATCGGTCTGGGTGTGCAGGGCCTGGCCGATGCGTTCATCATGCTGCGGATGCCGTTTGAATCGGACGAAGCGCGCCGGCTGAACGAAGACATTTTCGAAACGATCTACTTCGGGGCCATGACCTCGTCGATGGAGCAGGCCAAAGAGTTTGGGCCGTATGAAACCTGGAAAGGTTCGCCCATCTCGCAGGGTATCTTCCAGTTCGACATGTGGACCCGCGATGGTCAGCCCGTGAAGCCCAAGTCGGGCCGCTGGGATTGGGAATCGCTGCGCAAGGACGTAGTAGAACATGGTGTTCGCAACTCCCTGTTGCTGGCTCCCATGCCGACCGCTTCGACCTCGCAGATCCTGGGTAACAACGAATGTTTCGAGCCTTACACGAGTAACATCTACACCCGTCGGGTACTGTCGGGCGAGTTTGTGGTTGTAAACAAGCACCTGCTCAAAGACCTCGTGAAACTGGGCCTGTGGAACGATGCCATGAAGAACAACCTGATCCTGGCCAATGGCTCGGTTCAGCAGATTCCGAACATTCCGCAGAACATCAAAGATCTCTACAAAACGGTCTGGGAGATCAAGCAGAAGCACATCATCGATATGGCCGCCGACCGCGGTGCCTACATTTGCCAGTCGCAGTCGCTGAACATTCACATTCAGGATTCGAACTTTGGCAAGCTCACGTCGATGCACTTCTACGCCTGGAAAGCGGGTCTGAAAACGGGTATGTACTACCTCCGTACGAAGGCCGCTTCCGACGCCGTGAAGTTCACCGTTGTACAGCCACAGGCGGAGCCACAACTGGAGCCGGTTATGGTCGAAGCGGTAACGGTAGAGAAGCCACTCGATTACGTACAATATGCCAAGGAACACGCTACCAACGCCGGACCCATTCCCGTGCCAATGGTAACGGACCTGGAACAGCAATATGCCGCTATGACCTGCTCTCTGGACGATCCGGAAGGTTGTGAGATGTGCGGAAGCTAG